In Fibrobacter sp. UWP2, the sequence AGAGTACTCCACCGAGATGGAAGTCTCGTTAAAGAAATAAATTATATGGGAATCAAAGACCTTCAGGTAGTTTTTGAGGAAGGGCTGAATGAAGAACCCGTTACTCACGTACTGGCTGTGTTGCGCCAAGTCGAGAACATCCTCCATAAAAGCGAAATCGATATCGAACCAGGTCCTGGAATAACCCACATGCGCCCCCAACGCCATGGCGTCCCTCAAAAAATACCCGCCAAAAAGTTCCGCCGTAAACGTATAGCCTTCGCCCTCGTAAACATCGCCTATGAGAATATTCAGGGGGTCGTCCGCCGACTCCGCCTGGATAAGCGAGAGCGTGGCTCCACTAAAAATGCGCCCCCGCGAAATGGCCTCGTCCTTGTTTACAGGAATCAAGGCGTCAAAAAGGCCTCCCGCCTTCTTTTTTTCGGCAGGAGCCGGCGAACTCGTTTCGGCCTTGGGAGCCTCTTGCGCAAAAGCCCCCTGGAACAGGACAAGGGTCAACAATACAAGAATAAAACGGGTCATACCCATAAAATAAAAGAAAACTCCCCAAAAGGGGGAGCTTTTTTCGCATTTATTGTTCCAAATCACTTACGGACGGCATCCAAGACCTGTTTTTCGCTCAAAATGCAACGCACGCCGTACCCGTATCTTTTTTCGTAGTTCTGCTTTTGAAGGCCGGCCCCCTGGAAATACCACTCCGTGGCTCCAAGGGAATTGGCCTCCGTCGAAGTCCAGTAACGGGCCACATCATCGGAACGAGCCAAATGATATTCGGAGAATTCCCCTGTCGGGTAAGCCGAAAAGCCGGATTCATCCCGTGTCGAGCAGACGCGTCCCATTTCTTGAGCATCCTTCGAAATCAGGACGCACACGGACGTTTCCATTTTTTGGCTTGTAGCCAATAGGGTCGCCCAATCCTCGGTCGAAGGCAACTTCCAGCCGGCAGGGCATGCGCTATTGGCTGCATCAAAATCGTACAGGCAGCCACTGGCCGAATCCTTTTCTACGAAGGGACAAGTGGAATAACCGTCCTCGGTTTCCGCAAACCGCAGGTTCTCGGCCATCCACACCTGTTCACCAATCACAACGACACGGTACACGTTGCCGTCGCGGGCGTCCGTAAAGGCGTTGCAATCGTCGCAGTCGCCGGCCTTGGTCAAAAGACCCGACTTCCAGGTCGCCATGAACTCGTCGTACTCCGCGACTGGTACAATCTTCGAAATTGAACTGCTGGAGGCTTCGACACTGGACGAAGAAACCTTCTCGCTGGACGAGGAAAATTCCTCACTGGATGACGAGAACATCGCGCTGGAAGAAGACAACATGCTTGAAGAAGAGACTACGCTGGACGAGGAACTGCGCTTTTCGCTGGACGAGGAAATTTTTTCGGATTCCACGTAGGTATCGAGCCTTACATCATCTGCATCAGCTACACACCGCACCGCATAGCCCATTTTTTTGTCATATTCCTGCGAACCCCATACGGCGCTCGCGCTTGTAGTGAGAATGTACCATTCCACGGCGGCACTGCTATTCGCTTCGGTAGCGCTCCAATAGCGGGCGTAATCATCCGTTTTTAAAGTGCTAAAATATTCGCCGGTCGCCACGAGATTAAAGGAATCCTTGACCGACTCCCATTCCGACTTGATGGTTTTCCACTCATAATCTAGGGGCAAGTGCCATCCCTTGGGGCAGGTGGAATCGCCAGTGGCAGCCGCATAGGTATAGAGGCGCCCAGACTTTCCGCAATTAGAGCCTTTCCCGTCAATGCACCAGGAGCTATTCATCAAGTACGAAACCTTGGACACGTCGTAATAGTTCAGGTTGTCGGCCATCCAAACCAGGTCTCCGACTTGAACCACGCGGTAAACGTGCCCGTCGCGCTCATCGGTAAAGGCGTTGAATTTGGCATCCTGCGCCAACGAGGAACTGGTCGTTTTACTTGACGACGAAGAGCTTTTGAGCTGCGCATCACTTGACGAGAAGGGGGAACTCAGGTTCTCCCACGGGTCATCGTTATCGTTGCGATTAGGGCCGAAACTATCGTCATCGCCGCAAGCCGCCAACAAGCCGCCCGCCAGAGCAACCGTCATCCAAAGACCACAAAAACGCATCTTTTGCTACTCCTTTTTTCAAATTTAACAACAGGATCCTGGACGGTTCAGCACCGTCCCGAAAAAACATTGACAAACAGCAGAAGTCCCGACATAAACACGAGAATGCCGCCCACAAGTGCCGCCGCAATGTGGATGTCGCTCGCAAAACGTCCAGAACGGACGGCCCCCTTGTCAATCCCCTTACTCATGGCGACCGCCGCTATACCGAACGAAACATTAGTCACCGTCATGCCGATGCAAATGAAGAGCGCGCCCAAAAGCGAAAGCAGAACCATCGAGTGGAGCAGGCAAAAGAGCACAATCAAGGCGACCGCCGGGCACGGGACGATCCCTGTCACTGCAGCGACAGCCATAATCTCTTTCCACGAGGCAGGAGTCGCGCGGTCCCTTTTTTCTGAGCGACGGAATCGGCGAACCAAGTCCCTTACGGCGATGGCAACAAGCAAAACGCCCGTCAGCATCACCAAGGCGTAGCTCGCCTTCTCAATGTTTTCGCGGGCAAATTCAAACGACGGGAATACCGTCGCCCGCATAACCAGATACAAAATCACAAGCAGCAGAACGGCACTCAGCGTATGGATAAAGGTAATACTCGTCCCCAGGGCAATTCCCTGACGCCACCCACCCTTGCGCGCCAAAAAATAGCCCACCACAATCGACTTGCCATGACCCGGGCCAAGGGCATGGAGGATTCCGTATATGAAGCAGACCGCCAAGAAAGCCCAAATGACGCTCCAGTCGCCCGACTTCATCAGCGAGACTTTTTCGGTAATGACCTCGCGCAACTGCTTTTGGGCATTGGCGAAGCGATCCCAAAGACCAACCTCCTTCACCGCGGCACGGGCGCTTTGCAGTTCGGCAGTCGCCTCGACCTGCGCCGGGGCGTCCGTATTCACGCCCTCCACCGAGAAGCGCTTCTTGGTGGCTCCCGCAAAGAGGGCCACGCAACAAACCAGTACCAATACCAGCATTCGACGCAAGCGCAATCCAGTCATTTCTTTTTATACCTCAAATAAAGCCCTTCTATCTCCGAACGGAATCCGCGAAACAGGGTCAACCCGTCCAGCGCATCCGAAAAATATTCCACCTCGAGCAATTCCGGGGAATCAACGTCCGAATTATCCATGTCCGTCGTCATCTGGATGTAGTTCGACGGGTCCGAGACGACTATGACCAACATGGTGTAGTCCGCCGTCACCGGCACCGAGAAACCCACCGTAAAATCCAGGACCAGTTTGCGGTCCACAATCTTCGCCTTAAAATCCTGGATGCGTTCGGCCTTCAAAAAATCGGACTTGTACTGCACGTAATTGAAGTAATTGTTCTTCTCTATCGGTTCAAGAATCGCCGACTGCATCCAGCTGTTCTCGGAACTCGAGAGTTTGCCGTCCTTGTCCTTATCGGCAGAGGACATCATGGCCGCGCTGTACATTTCGTCGTAAACCCAGTGGTTCTTGATTCCCACAAATCCCTTCTCGCTAAAGAGAGCCTTCACCGTGACATCGGCAAACACGTGCGGGTGTGCCGATGACAACGACGAGAATACAGCCAGCAAGGCAATGGCGAATGTCAAAACATGCCGAGACAAGAATACCCCTGCAGCCTAAACATCCATTGCTAGAACGCGAGTATAAAGCCCGCCGTTAGGAGTCCCAAACCCAAAGCGCCCAGCCCGATGGCGACGCCTCCCTTGATATCCCCGCTGTCGTTCAGGTCATGATTGTCCTTGACCATCTGCTGCGTGTCGGCGCTGGCGAACGCGCTCTTGTTGTACGACTTCTTTTTGTTGGCGGCATCAGTCCAGTCGCTCTCGGCCAGGTACCACATGACGCCACCGGCAATGAAGGGCACAATGGAACCCCACAGGAGCCCGCGACCAATACGACGCTTGCGGCGTTCCGCGTTGAACGCGTTCTGCTGTTCAATGAACTCCAGGTCGTCTAGCACCGGGACCATTTCAACGTTCACGATGTTCGGCATGTAGGCGCGGACTTCGGTCGTGATGCTCGTGTCGCGGTAGCCGACCTTGCGCAAGTGGAGGGTCACCTGCGGCTGCGGATTGATGTCCTCGACCACCACGTCGGTCATGTAGTCAGGGAAAATGTTCACCGTAGGCTCGCGGTCAATAAAGACTTCTACCGCCTCGGGGTCCGTATTGAGCGTAAGTCGCGTGGACGGGCGCTGCACCGGAATTTCGACCTTGTTCAGGCTGTCGGCGTTAATGCGGACAACCGTCGAGCCCCACCACTCCACGTCCTTGAGCACGCGCATCACCGAGATGGTGTACTTGCCCGGGCGGATGTTCTTGATGGTATCGGGCGCCACCTGCTTGAGCGGGATGCCGTTCACAAAGAGCGAGCACGCCTCGGGGTTCGAGACCACAAGCAGGTTCGCATTTCCCGGCGGGTAGAGTTCCATTTTCTCTTCTTCTTCCACAATCACGGGGACCACGTAATTGGAGAGGGAGAGGTCGATCATCACGTTGTCTTCAAGGTTAAAGAGGCGCTTCAAGTCCAATCGGTATATCTTGATGTAGGGGTTCGCGTTGGCGGCCTCGATACTGTCCTGGATCTC encodes:
- a CDS encoding nickel/cobalt transporter — protein: MLVLVLVCCVALFAGATKKRFSVEGVNTDAPAQVEATAELQSARAAVKEVGLWDRFANAQKQLREVITEKVSLMKSGDWSVIWAFLAVCFIYGILHALGPGHGKSIVVGYFLARKGGWRQGIALGTSITFIHTLSAVLLLVILYLVMRATVFPSFEFARENIEKASYALVMLTGVLLVAIAVRDLVRRFRRSEKRDRATPASWKEIMAVAAVTGIVPCPAVALIVLFCLLHSMVLLSLLGALFICIGMTVTNVSFGIAAVAMSKGIDKGAVRSGRFASDIHIAAALVGGILVFMSGLLLFVNVFSGRC
- a CDS encoding FISUMP domain-containing protein, with protein sequence MRFCGLWMTVALAGGLLAACGDDDSFGPNRNDNDDPWENLSSPFSSSDAQLKSSSSSSKTTSSSLAQDAKFNAFTDERDGHVYRVVQVGDLVWMADNLNYYDVSKVSYLMNSSWCIDGKGSNCGKSGRLYTYAAATGDSTCPKGWHLPLDYEWKTIKSEWESVKDSFNLVATGEYFSTLKTDDYARYWSATEANSSAAVEWYILTTSASAVWGSQEYDKKMGYAVRCVADADDVRLDTYVESEKISSSSEKRSSSSSVVSSSSMLSSSSAMFSSSSEEFSSSSEKVSSSSVEASSSSISKIVPVAEYDEFMATWKSGLLTKAGDCDDCNAFTDARDGNVYRVVVIGEQVWMAENLRFAETEDGYSTCPFVEKDSASGCLYDFDAANSACPAGWKLPSTEDWATLLATSQKMETSVCVLISKDAQEMGRVCSTRDESGFSAYPTGEFSEYHLARSDDVARYWTSTEANSLGATEWYFQGAGLQKQNYEKRYGYGVRCILSEKQVLDAVRK
- a CDS encoding DUF1007 family protein; its protein translation is MSRHVLTFAIALLAVFSSLSSAHPHVFADVTVKALFSEKGFVGIKNHWVYDEMYSAAMMSSADKDKDGKLSSSENSWMQSAILEPIEKNNYFNYVQYKSDFLKAERIQDFKAKIVDRKLVLDFTVGFSVPVTADYTMLVIVVSDPSNYIQMTTDMDNSDVDSPELLEVEYFSDALDGLTLFRGFRSEIEGLYLRYKKK